In one window of Mucilaginibacter auburnensis DNA:
- a CDS encoding aminotransferase class I/II-fold pyridoxal phosphate-dependent enzyme, whose amino-acid sequence MDLFDKITKSMGGPIGQHQKWSHGYFSYPKLEGEIGPHMMFNGKEHLVWSLNNYLGLANHPEVREADAQAAADYGMAYPMGARMMSGNSIHHEELETNLAKFVGKEDAYLLNYGYQGMLSIIDTLVDRNDVIVYDAESHACIIDGLRMHMGKRYVYQHNDIASCEKQLQRATRLAEQTGGGILLITEGVFGMSGAQGKLKEIADLKKKFNFRMLVDDAHGFGTMGATGAGTHEAQDCIDEVDVYFGTFAKSMAGIGGFVAADKQIVDYLRYNMRSQIFAKALPMPMVIGLKKRFELLVSQPQLREKLWEVSNALQKGLRERGFDLGVTNTMVTPVFLKGDLYEATALTRDLREQWGIFCSIVVYPVIPKGLIILRLIPTAAHSMEDVQLTLDAYTEMGEKLKAGYYKSDKVDAV is encoded by the coding sequence TTGGATTTATTTGATAAGATTACAAAGAGTATGGGCGGCCCAATCGGGCAGCATCAAAAGTGGTCGCATGGATATTTTTCTTATCCAAAGTTAGAGGGCGAAATAGGTCCGCATATGATGTTCAACGGTAAAGAGCATCTGGTTTGGAGTTTAAATAACTACTTAGGTCTCGCTAATCACCCCGAAGTTAGGGAAGCCGACGCACAGGCTGCTGCCGATTATGGCATGGCCTACCCAATGGGGGCCCGAATGATGTCGGGTAACTCTATTCATCACGAAGAACTGGAAACAAACCTGGCTAAGTTTGTAGGTAAGGAAGATGCTTATCTGCTTAATTATGGCTACCAGGGTATGTTATCTATCATTGATACTTTGGTTGACCGTAATGATGTTATTGTATATGATGCTGAATCGCATGCCTGTATAATTGACGGCTTGCGTATGCACATGGGCAAACGCTACGTTTATCAGCATAATGATATTGCCAGTTGCGAAAAGCAGTTACAGCGCGCAACGCGTTTAGCTGAGCAAACCGGCGGGGGTATTTTATTGATCACCGAAGGCGTATTCGGCATGTCGGGAGCACAAGGCAAGCTGAAAGAAATAGCCGACCTGAAAAAGAAATTCAACTTCCGCATGCTGGTTGATGATGCGCACGGCTTCGGTACAATGGGCGCAACAGGTGCAGGTACGCACGAGGCTCAGGATTGTATTGACGAGGTGGATGTTTACTTTGGTACGTTTGCAAAATCAATGGCTGGTATTGGTGGTTTTGTTGCTGCCGATAAACAAATAGTTGATTATTTACGCTATAACATGCGTTCGCAAATATTTGCCAAAGCATTGCCTATGCCAATGGTAATAGGCTTGAAAAAACGTTTTGAGTTGCTGGTATCTCAACCACAGCTACGCGAGAAACTTTGGGAAGTATCAAATGCCTTACAAAAAGGCTTGCGTGAGCGGGGCTTTGACCTGGGTGTTACCAATACCATGGTTACACCTGTATTTTTAAAAGGCGACCTTTACGAAGCGACCGCGCTTACCCGTGATCTGCGTGAACAGTGGGGAATATTCTGTTCTATTGTAGTGTATCCGGTAATTCCAAAAGGGTTGATCATATTGAGATTGATACCGACTGCTGCTCACTCCATGGAAGATGTGCAACTTACACTTGACGCGTATACCGAGATGGGGGAAAAACTTAAAGCGGGATACTATAAAAGTGATAAAGTTGACGCTGTTTAA
- the ftsA gene encoding cell division protein FtsA, whose protein sequence is MDKSSTQEKSSPIVVGLDIGTTKICAIVGRRSKNGKIEVLGVGKAESAGVTRGVVSNIDKTVQGIGQAVDVAGTQSNVEIRVVNVGIAGQHIKSLQHRGLITRRDLQSEIGRKDIDKLIEDMYNLVMPPGEEIIHVLPQEFTVDGENGIKDPIGMAGVRLEANFHIISGQVTAIKNIVKCVNKAHLESQELILEPLASSEAVLSDEEKEAGVVLVDIGGGTTDVAIFHEGIIRHTAVIPFGGNSITEDIREGCSVMRNIAEQLKVRFGSALAEENRENEIVCVPGLRGREPKEISVKNLAFVIQARMEEIIEHVYYEIKSSGYEKKLIAGIVITGGGAQLKHLSQLVEFVTGLDCRVGYPNEHLAKNEMLPKNVYEEMQSPTFATGIGLLIKGIQKMEYDGLTLPQVETRTEKQKFADDKKFGLLGKIFESGKKFIKDDIKDEDFLK, encoded by the coding sequence ATGGATAAAAGTTCAACTCAGGAAAAAAGTTCGCCCATTGTAGTGGGGTTAGACATCGGGACTACCAAAATATGCGCAATTGTTGGTCGCCGAAGCAAGAACGGGAAAATAGAAGTGTTGGGAGTGGGCAAAGCCGAGTCTGCGGGTGTAACCCGTGGTGTGGTCTCCAACATTGATAAAACAGTTCAGGGCATTGGGCAGGCAGTTGACGTAGCCGGCACCCAATCAAACGTTGAGATACGTGTGGTGAATGTGGGTATAGCCGGGCAGCACATAAAAAGCTTACAACACAGGGGATTGATAACCCGTCGTGATCTGCAATCAGAGATCGGCAGAAAGGATATTGATAAACTAATAGAAGATATGTACAACCTGGTAATGCCGCCGGGAGAAGAGATAATCCATGTATTGCCGCAGGAGTTTACTGTTGACGGGGAAAATGGTATCAAAGATCCTATTGGTATGGCAGGGGTGCGTTTGGAGGCCAACTTCCATATCATTTCGGGCCAGGTCACAGCAATAAAAAACATAGTTAAATGCGTTAACAAAGCACATCTGGAAAGCCAGGAGCTTATTTTGGAGCCTTTAGCTTCATCAGAAGCTGTATTAAGCGATGAAGAAAAAGAAGCTGGTGTGGTATTGGTAGATATTGGTGGTGGTACTACCGATGTGGCTATCTTCCACGAAGGTATTATCCGCCACACTGCTGTTATACCTTTTGGTGGTAACAGTATTACTGAAGATATACGTGAGGGTTGTTCGGTTATGCGCAATATAGCTGAGCAGTTAAAGGTTCGTTTCGGTTCTGCATTAGCCGAAGAGAACCGGGAAAATGAGATCGTATGTGTTCCGGGTTTGCGTGGTCGTGAACCCAAAGAGATCTCAGTAAAAAATTTGGCCTTTGTTATCCAAGCCCGCATGGAAGAGATCATTGAGCATGTATACTATGAGATAAAATCATCAGGTTACGAAAAGAAACTTATAGCGGGTATTGTAATAACTGGTGGTGGCGCGCAATTAAAACATTTGTCGCAATTGGTTGAATTTGTAACCGGTTTAGATTGCCGTGTAGGTTATCCAAATGAGCATCTGGCAAAAAATGAGATGTTGCCTAAAAATGTATACGAGGAAATGCAGAGCCCAACCTTTGCAACAGGTATTGGCTTACTGATAAAAGGTATACAAAAAATGGAGTACGACGGGCTAACGCTGCCACAGGTAGAAACCCGTACCGAAAAGCAAAAATTTGCCGACGATAAGAAATTTGGCCTTTTAGGTAAAATATTTGAGAGCGGAAAGAAGTTTATTAAAGACGATATTAAAGACGAAGACTTTTTGAAATAA
- a CDS encoding cell division protein FtsQ/DivIB has translation MADKKRIWRNVFIGFSWLLSLGGLIVLMSFIGVKRSAVVCKAVKVYIPGSQFFIDKQEVDHILQLGNYSLVGRRMDKINMHGLENTLKANPFIEYAKVYADMDGTLMIEISQRTPILRMLNRFDQDFYIDRHGLKLPLSPNFTARVLAVSGFIDEPFSGRVDTLRTQLAKDVFKTADYIQKDELWNAQIAQVYVNADREIELVPRVGNQKILIGNADSLDVKFNNLLGFYKQALPKVGWGAYKTINIKYTNQVIGIKNTKADSLKAVAPQKTDSTTLKKDTSQIMH, from the coding sequence ATGGCTGATAAAAAACGCATATGGCGCAATGTATTTATAGGTTTTTCCTGGCTTTTAAGCCTGGGCGGCCTTATTGTGCTGATGAGTTTTATTGGGGTTAAAAGATCGGCCGTGGTTTGTAAGGCTGTAAAAGTGTATATACCGGGTAGCCAGTTTTTTATTGACAAACAAGAGGTTGATCATATTTTACAATTGGGTAATTACTCGCTGGTGGGCCGGCGCATGGATAAAATTAACATGCATGGCTTAGAGAATACATTAAAGGCTAACCCATTTATTGAGTACGCCAAAGTGTATGCAGATATGGACGGCACGTTGATGATAGAGATAAGCCAGCGCACACCTATTTTACGCATGTTGAACCGTTTTGACCAGGATTTTTATATAGATAGGCACGGTTTAAAATTGCCTTTATCGCCCAACTTTACAGCACGTGTTTTGGCTGTGAGCGGTTTTATTGATGAGCCTTTTAGCGGCAGGGTTGATACGTTAAGAACGCAACTGGCCAAAGATGTATTTAAAACAGCTGACTATATACAAAAAGACGAACTGTGGAACGCGCAGATAGCGCAGGTGTATGTTAACGCCGATAGAGAAATTGAATTGGTGCCAAGGGTTGGCAATCAGAAGATACTAATAGGTAACGCCGACTCTTTGGATGTGAAGTTTAATAACCTGCTGGGTTTTTACAAACAAGCCTTGCCTAAAGTTGGATGGGGCGCTTACAAAACAATCAATATTAAATACACTAATCAGGTAATTGGAATAAAAAACACAAAGGCCGATTCGCTCAAAGCGGTTGCACCGCAAAAAACGGATTCGACTACATTAAAGAAAGATACATCTCAAATAATGCATTAA
- the murG gene encoding undecaprenyldiphospho-muramoylpentapeptide beta-N-acetylglucosaminyltransferase — MNEQSTIPNQKFPLQGAGGLRVIISGGGTGGHIFPAVAIANALKKLDPKTEILFVGASGRMEMEKVPAAGYKIIGLEIQGIQRGSIIKNLMFPVKLIGSVRKALQIIKDFKPNACVGVGGYASGPLLYAAGLKGVPYLIQEQNSYAGITNKWLGKKAKKICVAFDGMDRFFPGADIIKTGNPIRRESVDIAGKQREALENYSLSASKKTILVTGGSLGARTLNNSIKTSLAKLIAADVQVIWQTGKFYYKDIIAELGENYHPNIRIMEFVNRMDLAYAAADIIISRAGAGTIAELCVIKKPVILVPSPNVAEDHQTKNALALVQERAAIFVADRDAEAGLVDRAIELLNNKNEQKILSDNIGKLAMPNADEVIAKEVIQITNNN, encoded by the coding sequence ATGAACGAGCAAAGCACCATACCCAATCAAAAGTTCCCCCTTCAGGGGGCTGGGGGGCTACGTGTCATCATTAGCGGTGGCGGTACAGGGGGACACATTTTCCCGGCTGTGGCTATTGCCAACGCTTTGAAAAAGCTCGATCCTAAAACCGAAATATTGTTTGTTGGTGCCAGTGGCCGCATGGAAATGGAAAAGGTGCCGGCGGCGGGTTATAAAATTATCGGACTGGAAATACAGGGTATACAGCGAGGTTCAATTATCAAGAACCTGATGTTCCCGGTAAAGCTGATAGGCAGTGTGCGCAAGGCCCTGCAAATTATTAAAGATTTTAAGCCTAATGCCTGCGTTGGTGTAGGTGGTTACGCTTCCGGTCCGTTGCTGTATGCTGCCGGATTGAAAGGCGTGCCGTACCTCATTCAGGAGCAAAACTCTTATGCAGGTATCACCAATAAATGGTTAGGTAAAAAAGCTAAGAAAATATGTGTGGCTTTTGATGGCATGGACAGGTTCTTCCCGGGAGCGGATATTATTAAAACAGGTAACCCCATTAGACGGGAGTCGGTTGATATAGCAGGGAAACAACGGGAGGCTTTGGAGAACTATAGTCTGTCGGCTTCAAAAAAAACCATATTGGTTACAGGTGGCAGCTTAGGCGCGCGTACTTTGAATAACAGTATTAAAACAAGCTTAGCTAAGCTGATTGCTGCCGATGTGCAGGTGATATGGCAAACCGGCAAATTTTATTACAAAGACATTATTGCCGAGTTAGGCGAAAACTATCATCCTAACATCCGCATAATGGAGTTTGTAAACCGGATGGACCTGGCGTATGCCGCGGCAGATATCATCATCTCGCGCGCTGGTGCAGGCACTATTGCCGAATTATGCGTAATTAAAAAGCCGGTTATACTTGTGCCTTCGCCAAACGTGGCCGAAGACCATCAAACCAAGAACGCGCTGGCATTGGTGCAGGAGCGGGCAGCAATTTTTGTAGCCGACAGGGATGCAGAAGCCGGCTTGGTAGATAGAGCAATTGAACTTTTAAATAATAAAAACGAACAGAAAATATTAAGCGATAACATTGGCAAACTGGCTATGCCCAACGCTGATGAAGTTATTGCGAAAGAGGTTATCCAAATAACAAATAACAATTAA
- the ftsZ gene encoding cell division protein FtsZ, with product MQFEMLKEKSSIIKVIGVGGGGGNAVNHMYKQGITGVDFIICNTDAQALELSPIPNKVQLGASLTEGMGAGSIPEVGKNSAIENIEDIKQMLGTNTRMLFITAGMGGGTGTGASPIIAKAARELDILTVGIITTPFSFEGKRRRMQAEEGMEEFKKYVDSYLVISNDRLRQIFGNLTLGSAFAQADNILTTAAKGIAEIITLPGYINVDFKDVRTVMKDSGVSIMGSCSAEGENRALKAVEGALASPLLKDNEIEGARYILLNISSGEKEVTMDEVSIITDYIQEEAGLSADLIWGNCRDENLGDKLSVTIIATGFQTKDEREKEHNSKKIVSMLVPDAPLVRPVNEFITPVNEAPATASTPYLKHQKEEQQAQAGLFDLFAKPEVNQREEPVVRYNLQEEEPVAPASEPDMPEFTFKLAEPSVITDNTPIDELEEIEEEPIKAAAPVEVKGADDHKTDESIEEQLRKSRERIMRLKDLSMKLRSGNIQEMENVPAYKRKEIALQEPPASNESQVSRFSLLPDEEGRTGIRNNNSFLHDNVD from the coding sequence ATGCAATTTGAGATGTTAAAAGAAAAGTCGTCAATCATCAAAGTAATTGGTGTTGGCGGTGGTGGTGGTAATGCGGTAAACCACATGTACAAGCAAGGAATTACAGGTGTTGACTTCATAATCTGTAATACCGATGCACAGGCGCTTGAATTAAGCCCTATCCCCAACAAGGTACAACTGGGCGCCAGCCTTACCGAAGGAATGGGCGCAGGTTCTATACCCGAAGTTGGAAAGAATTCGGCTATTGAAAATATTGAAGACATTAAACAGATGCTGGGCACCAATACCCGCATGTTGTTTATTACCGCAGGTATGGGCGGTGGTACCGGTACAGGTGCCAGTCCGATAATTGCTAAAGCTGCCCGCGAACTGGATATTTTAACCGTAGGAATTATAACTACACCATTCTCTTTTGAAGGTAAACGCCGCCGCATGCAGGCCGAAGAAGGGATGGAAGAGTTTAAAAAATATGTTGACTCTTACCTGGTGATCTCAAACGATAGGCTTCGCCAGATATTTGGTAATCTTACATTAGGTTCAGCCTTTGCACAGGCCGATAACATTTTGACCACAGCTGCCAAAGGCATTGCAGAGATCATTACCTTACCCGGCTATATAAACGTTGACTTTAAAGACGTACGCACTGTAATGAAAGACAGTGGCGTATCAATAATGGGTAGCTGCTCGGCAGAAGGTGAAAACCGCGCGCTTAAAGCAGTTGAAGGTGCATTAGCATCACCATTATTGAAAGATAACGAAATTGAAGGTGCACGTTACATCTTGTTAAACATCAGCTCAGGCGAGAAAGAGGTGACCATGGATGAGGTGAGCATCATCACTGATTACATTCAGGAAGAAGCAGGCTTATCTGCCGACCTGATATGGGGTAACTGCCGTGATGAGAATTTAGGAGATAAATTATCGGTAACCATTATAGCTACAGGTTTCCAAACTAAAGATGAACGCGAGAAAGAGCATAACAGCAAGAAAATTGTGTCAATGCTTGTACCTGATGCGCCTTTGGTACGCCCTGTTAACGAGTTTATCACTCCGGTGAATGAAGCACCTGCTACAGCAAGCACGCCTTACTTAAAACATCAAAAAGAGGAGCAACAGGCCCAAGCCGGTTTGTTTGACCTTTTTGCTAAGCCGGAAGTTAACCAGAGAGAAGAACCTGTTGTAAGGTACAACTTGCAGGAAGAGGAGCCGGTAGCGCCAGCTTCTGAGCCGGATATGCCTGAGTTTACTTTTAAATTGGCAGAGCCATCTGTGATTACTGATAACACGCCAATTGATGAGTTAGAGGAGATTGAAGAAGAACCGATAAAAGCGGCTGCCCCTGTTGAGGTTAAAGGCGCCGATGATCATAAAACTGACGAGTCAATTGAGGAGCAACTGCGTAAATCTCGTGAGCGTATTATGCGCCTTAAAGATCTGAGTATGAAGCTGCGCAGTGGCAACATTCAGGAGATGGAAAATGTGCCTGCTTACAAGCGTAAAGAAATTGCTTTACAGGAGCCGCCAGCATCAAATGAATCTCAGGTATCAAGGTTTTCATTATTACCTGATGAAGAAGGCAGAACCGGCATCCGCAACAATAACTCGTTTCTGCATGATAATGTAGATTAG
- a CDS encoding histone H1 — MEKFTEVKNLIASLEADADKFYNKGNSAAGTRVRKGMQDLKNLAQAIRLEIQDTKNQG; from the coding sequence ATGGAAAAATTTACTGAAGTAAAAAACTTAATTGCGTCACTGGAAGCAGATGCAGACAAGTTTTACAACAAAGGCAACAGTGCTGCCGGAACCCGCGTGCGTAAAGGTATGCAAGATTTAAAAAACCTGGCTCAGGCAATTCGTTTGGAAATTCAGGATACTAAAAACCAAGGTTAA
- the dapA gene encoding 4-hydroxy-tetrahydrodipicolinate synthase, whose protein sequence is MNKFYGTGVAIITPFQANGAIDFDALRNLIEYLIEGGVEYIVSLGTTGENVVLSADERKAVFAFTAEVVNGRIDLVAGIASNNTAEVIEQIKSFDTKGYSAILSASPAYNKPTQEGIYQHYKAIAEASPLPVILYNVPGRTGSNVSAETTIRLAKEFKNIIGIKEASGNFDQFNQIMRDKPEGFLLISGDDPVTLPMIALGAVGAITVIGNALPRQTSDMVRACLAGNYATAQKLHFSLVDFTRLCFVEGSPAGVKTALKILGVCDDTVRLPLVQVSSETASRFKQEIEKITA, encoded by the coding sequence ATGAATAAATTTTACGGAACGGGTGTTGCTATTATAACGCCTTTTCAAGCAAACGGAGCGATAGATTTTGATGCGCTGAGAAACCTCATTGAATATTTAATTGAGGGTGGTGTGGAGTACATTGTATCATTAGGTACCACCGGTGAGAATGTAGTGTTGAGCGCAGATGAGCGAAAGGCCGTGTTTGCATTTACTGCCGAAGTGGTAAATGGCCGTATTGATTTAGTAGCCGGAATAGCCAGTAACAACACGGCTGAGGTGATTGAGCAAATTAAATCTTTTGATACAAAAGGCTATTCTGCAATACTATCAGCAAGCCCGGCTTACAACAAACCAACGCAGGAAGGTATTTATCAGCATTATAAAGCTATTGCAGAGGCATCGCCGTTGCCTGTTATATTATATAACGTACCGGGCCGTACCGGTAGCAATGTAAGCGCCGAAACAACTATACGCTTAGCCAAAGAGTTTAAAAACATTATTGGCATCAAAGAAGCATCTGGCAACTTTGACCAGTTTAACCAGATCATGCGTGATAAACCTGAGGGTTTCCTGTTAATATCAGGCGATGACCCGGTTACTTTACCCATGATAGCTTTAGGTGCCGTAGGCGCTATTACTGTTATTGGCAATGCGTTACCACGCCAAACATCTGATATGGTGCGCGCCTGCTTAGCCGGCAATTATGCAACTGCGCAAAAACTACACTTTAGCTTAGTTGATTTTACCCGCCTTTGCTTTGTAGAAGGTAGTCCGGCGGGTGTTAAAACAGCCCTTAAAATATTAGGCGTTTGTGACGATACCGTACGTTTACCTTTAGTACAGGTAAGTAGTGAAACCGCGAGCCGGTTTAAACAGGAGATTGAAAAAATAACCGCATAA
- the murC gene encoding UDP-N-acetylmuramate--L-alanine ligase — translation MELQNIQRVYLVGIGGIGMSGLARYFHKLGCVVCGYDKTATDLTDQLHNEGIQATFDDNSECIPKSFRDFDEGTLIIYTPAIPKDSEILNFFKEKGFELYKRSQVLGLISKGKYTIAVAGTHGKTTTSSMVAHILKDSGTDCSAFLGGISSNYQSNVLFGNNDIVVVEADEYDRSFLTLYPDIAIVTSMDADHLDIYGDHSQLTQSFQLFASQIKQGGTLIHYKGLPLNGGITYSIDGAADAFAENIRVEGGNFYFDFNNNNISIKNIQLGIAGLHNIANATAAIQAALLVGVAADDIKKALESFRGVKRRFEYILKDTEHIFIDDYAHHPEELRAAISSVKRLYPDKKLTTIFQPHLYTRTRDFADGFAEALDLSDELLMLDIYPARELPIEGVNADMILQRMQSANKQKYSMQDAIEKVRMEQPGLLLTVGAGDIDTIVHPLKLALQNG, via the coding sequence ATGGAATTACAAAACATACAAAGGGTGTATCTGGTAGGCATAGGCGGCATCGGCATGAGCGGTCTGGCGCGCTACTTCCATAAGTTAGGTTGTGTTGTTTGCGGATACGATAAAACAGCAACTGATCTTACAGATCAGTTACACAACGAAGGCATACAGGCCACTTTTGATGACAACAGCGAGTGTATCCCAAAAAGCTTTAGAGATTTTGATGAGGGTACGCTAATTATTTATACGCCTGCTATACCAAAGGACTCAGAGATACTTAACTTTTTTAAAGAAAAAGGTTTCGAACTGTATAAACGGTCGCAGGTATTAGGGCTCATCAGCAAAGGTAAATACACCATTGCAGTAGCGGGTACGCATGGCAAAACCACTACGTCAAGCATGGTAGCGCATATCCTGAAAGATTCGGGTACAGATTGCTCTGCGTTTTTGGGTGGCATATCATCCAACTACCAAAGCAATGTGCTGTTTGGCAATAACGATATTGTTGTAGTAGAGGCCGACGAGTACGACAGATCGTTTTTGACCCTGTACCCTGATATAGCTATTGTTACGTCTATGGACGCCGATCATCTGGATATCTATGGTGATCATAGTCAACTTACCCAATCGTTCCAATTATTTGCTTCGCAGATAAAACAAGGTGGTACGCTTATACATTATAAGGGTTTACCATTAAACGGTGGTATAACTTATAGCATAGACGGCGCTGCCGATGCTTTTGCTGAAAACATACGTGTTGAAGGCGGCAACTTTTATTTTGATTTTAACAACAATAACATCAGCATAAAAAATATACAATTAGGTATAGCCGGCTTGCATAACATAGCTAATGCAACTGCTGCAATACAGGCTGCATTGCTGGTTGGTGTGGCTGCTGACGATATTAAAAAAGCGCTTGAAAGTTTCCGCGGTGTTAAACGCAGGTTTGAATACATTTTGAAAGATACTGAACACATTTTTATTGATGATTATGCGCACCATCCCGAAGAGCTGCGGGCGGCCATTTCATCAGTGAAACGTTTGTATCCGGACAAAAAACTCACAACAATTTTTCAACCTCATTTATACACCCGTACGCGTGATTTTGCCGACGGCTTTGCCGAAGCTTTAGACCTGAGCGATGAGTTGCTGATGTTGGATATATATCCTGCGCGTGAGCTACCTATTGAAGGCGTAAACGCCGACATGATTTTACAGCGCATGCAAAGTGCTAACAAGCAAAAATACAGCATGCAGGATGCTATTGAAAAGGTAAGAATGGAACAACCGGGTTTATTGTTGACAGTAGGTGCCGGTGATATTGACACCATAGTACACCCATTAAAACTGGCTTTGCAAAATGGCTGA
- a CDS encoding FtsW/RodA/SpoVE family cell cycle protein, which translates to MNQIINNLKGDRWIWLVVILLSLVSLLSVYSAIGSLAYKRGVGAESILMKHLAIIIGGLLLMYISHKLDYRYYAGISKLLMIITIPLLLYTLVFGARLNEASRWIAIPGTGLSFQTSDMAKLALITYLARMLSRKQENIKDVKNSFIPIMGSVCLVFILIALANLSTALMLFGVSILLLIIGRISIKQIAIVCMGGAVLLAGVVLLGPRRHTYMSRIKTYMHPELADPDKSFQADHAKIAIASGGFFGKGPGKSTEVNYLPEAYSDEIYAIIVEEYGMFGGIVLVGIYLFLLYRCIKIVNRAPKAFGALLAAGLSFSLTIQAFANMAVAVGLGPVTGVPLPFVSMGGTSMLFTSIAFGIILSVSRDIDEPKGAEQKEVSSGNKVIVGEIA; encoded by the coding sequence ATGAACCAAATAATAAATAACTTAAAAGGAGACCGTTGGATATGGCTGGTAGTCATACTCCTGTCGCTTGTTTCATTGTTATCGGTGTATAGCGCCATTGGTTCATTGGCGTATAAACGCGGTGTTGGCGCCGAGTCAATATTGATGAAGCACCTGGCAATCATTATTGGTGGTTTGCTGTTGATGTACATCTCGCATAAGCTGGATTACCGGTACTATGCAGGCATCAGCAAGCTGTTAATGATCATTACCATACCGTTGCTGTTATATACGTTGGTATTTGGTGCAAGGTTAAATGAGGCCAGCCGTTGGATAGCGATACCGGGAACCGGTTTAAGCTTTCAAACGTCAGATATGGCAAAGCTGGCGTTGATAACCTATCTGGCGCGTATGTTGTCACGCAAGCAGGAAAACATTAAAGATGTAAAAAACTCCTTCATTCCAATAATGGGTTCGGTTTGCCTTGTGTTCATTTTAATTGCGCTGGCTAACCTTTCAACAGCTTTGATGCTGTTTGGGGTAAGTATTCTATTGTTGATCATTGGTCGTATCAGTATAAAGCAGATCGCCATAGTATGTATGGGCGGTGCAGTTTTACTGGCTGGTGTGGTGTTGTTAGGTCCGCGCAGGCATACTTACATGTCGCGTATAAAAACATACATGCATCCTGAACTGGCAGATCCTGACAAATCATTTCAGGCAGATCACGCCAAAATAGCTATCGCCAGCGGCGGATTCTTTGGTAAAGGGCCGGGAAAAAGTACCGAAGTAAACTATCTGCCGGAAGCTTATTCGGATGAGATATACGCCATAATAGTTGAAGAGTATGGCATGTTTGGCGGTATAGTATTGGTGGGTATTTACCTGTTTTTATTATACCGATGTATTAAAATAGTAAACCGGGCGCCCAAGGCCTTTGGGGCTTTGCTGGCAGCCGGCTTAAGCTTTAGCTTAACCATACAGGCCTTTGCCAACATGGCAGTAGCAGTAGGGTTAGGGCCGGTAACAGGTGTGCCATTGCCATTTGTAAGCATGGGCGGTACATCCATGTTGTTTACCAGTATCGCGTTTGGTATCATCCTGTCGGTAAGCAGGGACATTGATGAGCCAAAAGGTGCAGAACAAAAAGAAGTAAGTTCTGGAAATAAGGTAATAGTAGGGGAAATAGCTTAA